One genomic region from Candidatus Bathyarchaeia archaeon encodes:
- a CDS encoding elongation factor 1-beta → MGEMLTSIKILPSDVEVNLEELKENVKKALPPTVKLFKVAEEPIAFGLTALIAHIITPEDESDIIERVESLLRSIRDVGEVQIVNMTRL, encoded by the coding sequence ATGGGTGAGATGTTAACATCGATCAAGATACTTCCATCAGATGTAGAAGTCAACCTAGAGGAGTTGAAGGAAAACGTGAAGAAGGCACTACCTCCGACGGTTAAGCTGTTTAAGGTCGCTGAGGAGCCGATCGCGTTCGGGTTAACGGCTTTAATAGCCCACATCATAACGCCTGAGGATGAAAGCGACATAATAGAAAGAGTTGAAAGCCTCCTCAGGTCCATAAGGGATGTAGGGGAGGTTCAAATCGTAAACATGACAAGGCTTTAA
- a CDS encoding zinc finger domain-containing protein: MSEAKTVRMPACNWCGRLILPDEEAVKFPCPSCGEVVIWRCEKCRSFGRPYKCPKCGFTGP; this comes from the coding sequence GTGAGTGAAGCGAAAACCGTGAGAATGCCAGCGTGCAATTGGTGTGGGCGTTTAATCTTACCGGATGAAGAGGCTGTGAAGTTCCCCTGTCCATCCTGCGGCGAGGTAGTCATATGGCGATGCGAGAAATGTCGAAGCTTTGGAAGACCTTACAAGTGTCCTAAATGCGGTTTTACGGGGCCGTGA
- a CDS encoding radical SAM protein: MDVLLVQPPLPPPMNAYVNDVVLTPPLGLCYIASCLREEFEVEILDSAILNLKPQEVKDRIRKLSPKVVGISTSTHTYKNALSIAEIVKENTGAYTVLGGPHVTFTAKEALKHDEVDFVIRNEGEITMLELCRALVKKEGLIEAVKGVSYRKDGEPFDNPPRPLICELDSLPFPARELTPLHLYKIPASIVTSRGCPSSCIFCAAKAMSGGVYRVRSPGNVVEEVKQIYERINPPFLFVADDTFTVFEERTKQICRGLKELGVRWVCESRVNTVNKRLISLMSQSGCFAIQFGVESGSQKILDSIKKGITLNQVKKVVQWCVEEGVQPVCSFMVPHPEDDWSTITETENLMNELKKKGAQIYVSLTTPFPGTTLYAHAEELGIVFLTDDTDEYNLATPVIRTRHLSVEDIERAFDRLAAISKETIPAEIPQAKPPFQAQ, from the coding sequence GTGGATGTTCTTCTAGTGCAGCCTCCGCTACCTCCCCCCATGAACGCGTACGTTAACGATGTGGTTTTAACCCCACCATTGGGGCTATGCTATATAGCTTCATGCCTACGAGAAGAGTTTGAAGTCGAAATCCTCGACTCCGCGATCCTAAATCTTAAACCCCAAGAGGTTAAAGATAGGATAAGGAAGCTCTCTCCTAAAGTTGTCGGCATTTCGACAAGCACTCACACATACAAGAACGCTTTATCGATCGCTGAAATCGTCAAGGAAAACACGGGAGCCTACACCGTTCTCGGAGGACCACACGTAACCTTCACGGCGAAAGAAGCTTTGAAACACGATGAAGTGGACTTCGTGATCAGGAATGAAGGGGAGATCACCATGCTGGAGCTATGCCGAGCCCTAGTTAAAAAAGAAGGCTTGATCGAGGCGGTTAAAGGAGTTTCCTACCGTAAAGACGGAGAGCCGTTTGATAATCCCCCTAGACCGCTGATATGTGAGTTAGATTCGCTACCATTCCCAGCCCGGGAGCTCACCCCCCTACACTTGTATAAGATTCCCGCTTCGATCGTTACCAGCCGTGGCTGTCCATCCAGCTGCATCTTCTGCGCGGCTAAGGCCATGTCCGGCGGAGTCTACAGGGTTAGAAGCCCCGGCAATGTGGTTGAGGAAGTAAAGCAAATATACGAAAGGATTAACCCACCATTCCTGTTCGTGGCCGACGACACCTTCACAGTGTTCGAGGAGAGAACCAAGCAGATATGTAGAGGGCTTAAGGAGCTGGGTGTAAGATGGGTTTGTGAGTCGAGGGTAAACACCGTGAATAAGAGGCTTATAAGCCTCATGTCTCAGTCCGGTTGCTTCGCGATTCAATTCGGCGTTGAATCCGGCTCCCAGAAAATACTGGACTCTATCAAGAAGGGAATCACCTTAAATCAGGTTAAAAAGGTGGTGCAGTGGTGCGTGGAGGAGGGCGTACAGCCCGTTTGCAGCTTCATGGTGCCGCATCCTGAGGACGACTGGAGCACCATAACGGAGACGGAGAATTTAATGAATGAGTTGAAGAAGAAGGGAGCTCAGATCTACGTTTCCCTGACGACGCCTTTTCCAGGAACAACCCTATACGCCCACGCTGAGGAGCTTGGAATAGTTTTCCTCACCGACGACACGGATGAGTATAATTTAGCTACCCCTGTGATAAGGACTAGGCATCTCTCAGTGGAGGATATAGAAAGAGCTTTTGACCGGTTGGCAGCAATATCTAAAGAAACAATTCCAGCCGAAATACCCCAAGCCAAGCCGCCTTTCCAGGCACAGTGA
- a CDS encoding ArsR family transcriptional regulator codes for MDGEKTLLEMVVDEWSIHGLHQPVKLDECLDEVATLHRVLANATRVKMLCHLAEARECRFSDMIRRMRVNRKILNDHLKTMCKEGLISRIRFNPRNVSYQPSRKGVMALLMCMLMANLFEKGNL; via the coding sequence ATGGATGGGGAAAAAACTTTACTTGAAATGGTCGTGGATGAATGGAGCATCCATGGGCTTCATCAACCGGTAAAGTTGGATGAATGTCTAGACGAGGTGGCTACTTTACACCGGGTTTTAGCCAACGCGACTAGGGTTAAAATGTTATGTCACTTAGCTGAGGCTAGGGAATGCCGTTTCAGCGACATGATAAGGCGTATGCGAGTGAATCGGAAGATACTTAACGATCATTTAAAAACAATGTGTAAAGAGGGATTGATTTCCAGAATTAGGTTTAACCCTCGAAACGTTTCATATCAGCCCTCTAGAAAGGGTGTGATGGCCTTACTGATGTGCATGCTCATGGCCAATTTATTTGAAAAAGGGAACTTATGA
- a CDS encoding metal-dependent hydrolase: protein MLKIRYLGHAAFEISAGGKVIYIDPYLTGNPESPVKPSDVKKADLILVTHDHYDHLGDSVEIARKTNATIVSVPELSKDLGEVKKVSMSLGAFVQVEGVRVAMVPAFHTSVKGLPVGYVIEAEERRLYHTGDTAVFGDMKLIKELYRPSLVMLPIGGHYVMGPTEAAYALKLLEPEVAIPMHYKTFPVLVQDTKQFEEEAKKYAPNVKIKVLKPNETYEYR from the coding sequence ATGCTGAAGATCCGATACCTCGGTCACGCCGCCTTTGAGATCTCAGCCGGGGGTAAGGTAATATACATCGACCCTTATTTGACTGGTAACCCTGAGTCCCCTGTCAAGCCTTCTGATGTGAAGAAAGCGGATTTGATATTGGTGACCCATGACCACTATGACCACCTAGGGGACAGCGTGGAAATCGCTAGGAAAACCAACGCTACCATCGTTTCCGTTCCAGAGCTCTCTAAGGACCTTGGGGAAGTGAAGAAGGTCTCGATGAGCTTGGGAGCCTTCGTTCAAGTTGAAGGCGTTAGAGTAGCGATGGTCCCAGCCTTCCATACTAGTGTGAAAGGTCTCCCCGTAGGCTACGTCATCGAAGCTGAAGAGAGAAGACTCTACCACACGGGGGACACCGCGGTGTTCGGCGACATGAAGTTGATTAAGGAGCTCTACCGTCCAAGCCTCGTAATGCTCCCCATTGGAGGCCATTACGTAATGGGCCCCACCGAGGCCGCTTACGCGTTGAAGCTTTTGGAGCCTGAAGTCGCGATACCGATGCACTATAAAACATTCCCCGTTCTGGTTCAAGACACAAAACAATTCGAGGAGGAGGCCAAAAAATACGCGCCTAACGTGAAGATCAAGGTTTTAAAGCCGAACGAGACCTACGAATATCGTTAA
- a CDS encoding cupin domain-containing protein: protein MAEMKGRVFNPKDLESLVFKWGTQQWVIGDRFSLGLTVIPPSTAHERHSHPGVEEMFYIISGEMEVIFYYGDKQEKFYAGPGSYVHIPAGVEHSGGGNSVEPVRFLVIYSPPGPETYQLKNDPECTVLPPGKLPAYHCK from the coding sequence ATGGCCGAAATGAAGGGCAGGGTTTTTAACCCAAAGGATTTAGAGTCCTTGGTCTTCAAGTGGGGCACCCAGCAATGGGTTATCGGAGACCGCTTCAGCCTAGGTTTAACAGTTATTCCCCCTAGCACAGCCCATGAACGGCACAGCCACCCCGGTGTGGAGGAAATGTTCTACATCATCTCAGGGGAAATGGAGGTAATCTTCTACTACGGTGATAAGCAAGAAAAATTCTACGCCGGACCTGGATCCTACGTTCACATCCCAGCTGGAGTGGAGCACTCTGGCGGAGGCAACAGCGTGGAGCCAGTTAGATTCCTAGTAATCTACAGCCCACCTGGACCTGAAACATATCAGCTTAAAAACGACCCGGAGTGCACAGTCCTTCCACCTGGAAAACTGCCCGCGTATCACTGCAAGTAA